Proteins encoded within one genomic window of Perognathus longimembris pacificus isolate PPM17 chromosome 28, ASM2315922v1, whole genome shotgun sequence:
- the Nhsl2 gene encoding NHS-like protein 2 isoform X1, producing the protein MPFYRRTVIPQRLCPRNPPHPLNELRDVSHLAGLSLLRQLADLCGHSLALLEDLEGHLLALGRRTDCLYQRTVRLRRRLPCRLLGPEEDEDELGASHWSNVTLSQRTRESVNAAYKAAANSGRENSTATAHSRSSWRQPVNVFLSSGRPPSVEELLREAQLNLQSLLQEEYEEQYSKARLLGQTFRSSDEVPELTPSPRPQSARRLEFVLMTTNRQLSKDETTIQGVRALEASLSPSPANKQTAWNGPFSLPILQGKWWPQPCSTQSDLVPINISGQQFDKHASLRHSLFNTETAVNPKSTLRRRRTIIGISNFSQREQGHSNIPTDSVALSATSDARPSHSAPPGIHGRVAIGQEARFPNLTSSGLRNPSSESGDPHQARGEPDPPSMEGMGMVYSVPSSCNGPTESTFSPSWKGDAFTYMTPNATGQSNQVSENGKAQSLGNSWMNTLPPLVPKEAATLFVSRDNLAGCSGVTKYSEHPTQRRQAPGRPPKIGLLTSGTLKLDTGPGGANRFRERSLSVPTDSGTTAGSYDEEHKASEACALPYANTSSEGSNSADNIMSLNAEQEARHRRQRSKSISLKKAKKKPCPPMRSVSLVKDEPILLPETGSALPKEQRPRSLCLSIEHQGHHHSPHPDAQGHPTVPTLKDPEGTHFSHHWYVTDWKSSDTYQSLSSSSTATGTTVIECTQVQGSSESLASPSTSRATTPSQLSIEVEAREVSSPGRPTGLMSPSSGYSSQSETPTPTVSMSLTLGHLPPPSGSVRVRPVVPERKSSLPPTSPMEKMSKSRLSFDLPLSSHTNLDLSGMSISICSKTKVSRHHSDTNFGAKLAQKTSPNQPIMPMVTQSDLRSIRLRSVSKSEPEDDAENPDYPEEPGTEEVFTVPERKVKPPVAEKPPLARRPPSLIHKPPPVPEEYPLTSPTSAMTPKSSIQHVRPLSQDSYTVLRKPKSSSFPDGRSPGQSTVTSSLAFTVFASSSGAFFSGTQPPPRASMEDESPKGRALPQRISLQSQEEAEKKTSKIPPPVPKKPSVLYLPLTSPGAQLEANVAETRLPLSPIITLEEDGKRPPTHSDPPSPGKRMTSALQADRGQEAHPPGSAVELSNEEKSLISDKTAEWIAEEEDDVFVASRTTEDLFTVIHRSKRKLLGWKEPGEGFTGSRPSSHSPVKNTADSPISESSTIASGPSSSTSLDAGRNDDFKALLQKKGSKATPRSRPSAAELLKTTNPLARRIIAQFSKDYETTDNPST; encoded by the exons CTGCAGCTAACTCGGGTCGGGAAAATTCGACAGCGACTGCCCACTCGAGGTCGTCATGGCGACAGCCAGTGAACGTGTTTCTCTCCTCGGGCAGGCCCCCGAGTGTAGAGGAACTGCTTCGCGAGGCGCAGCTCAATCTCCAGAGCCTGTTACAAG AAGAATATGAGGAACAGTACTCCAAGGCCAGACTTCTGGGGCAGACCTTCCGCTCTTCTGATGAGGTCCCTGAGCTCACTCCCAGCCCAAGGCCCCAGTCTGCCCGGCGTCTGGAGTTTGTATTGATG ACTACAAATCGGCAGCTGAGCAAGGATGAGACCACTATCCAGGGTGTGAGGGCCCTGGAGGCCTCCCTGAGCCCTTCTCCAGCCAACAAGCAAACTGCCTGGAATGGCCCCTTCTCTCTGCCAATCCTGCAAGGGAAGTGGTGGCCTCAGCCCTGCTCCACTCAGTCTGATCTTGTGCCCATCAACATCTCTG GGCAGCAGTTTGATAAACATGCAAGTTTGCGACACTCATTGTTTAACACAGAGACAGCCGTGAACCCCAAGTCCACCCTGAGGCGGAGGCGGACCATTATTGGAATCTCTAACTTTTCCCAGCGAGAACAAG gtcACAGCAACATCCCTACAGACAGTGTGGCCCTCTCTGCCACCTCAGATGCCAGGCCCAGCCACTCAGCTCCACCAGGTATTCATGGAAGAGTTGCCATTGGGCAAGAAGCTCGATTTCCAAATCTGACCTCATCAGGACTGAGAAATCCTTCCAGTGAGTCTGGGGACCCCCACCAGGCACGTGGAGAGCCAGACCCTCCCAGCATGGAGGGCATGGGGATGGTATATAGTGTCCCCAGTTCTTGCAATGGACCCACAGAATCAACATTCTCCCCTTCCTGGAAGGGAGATGCTTTCACCTATATGACTCCAAATGCCACCGGCCAGAGTAACCAAGTCAGTGAAAATGGAAAAGCTCAGTCCTTGGGGAATTCTTGGATGAATACCCTCCCACCTCTGGTTCCTAAGGAGGCTGCTACTCTCTTTGTCAGTCGTGATAACCTGGCAGGATGCAGTGGGGTAACCAAATACTCAGAACATCCTACTCAACGAAGACAAGCACCAGGAAGACCTCCCAAGATTGGCCTTCTGACCAGTGGTACTTTAAAGCTAGACACGGGCCCAGGTGGAGCCAACAGATTCCGGGAGCGATCGCTGTCTGTGCCCACAGACTCAGGTACCACAGCAGGGAGCTATGATGAAGAGCACAAGGCCAGTGAGGCTTGTGCCCTGCCATATGCCAATACAAGCTCTGAAGGTAGTAACAGTGCTGATAACATTATGTCTCTTAATGCCGAGCAAGAGGCCCGGCACAGAAGGCAGAGGTCCAAAAGCATCTCACTCAAGAAGGCCAAAAAGAAGCCTTGCCCACCAATGCGCAGTGTCTCTCTGGTCAAAGATGAGCCCATCCTCTTGCCAGAAACTGGATCAGCATTGCCCAAGGAGCAGAGGCCCAGAAGCCTTTGCCTGTCCATAGAACACCAAGGACATCATCACTCACCCCACCCAGATGCTCAGGGTCACCCAACGGTGCCAACTCTCAAAGATCCAGAAGGTACTCATTTCTCCCACCACTGGTATGTTACTGACTGGAAGTCCAGTGACACCTATCAATCCTTGTCCAGCTCTAGCACTGCTACTGGCACCACAGTCATCGAGTGCACTCAAGTTCAGGGCAGCTCTGAGTCTCTTGCTTCACCTTCCACCTCCAGAGCCACAACACCTTCTCAACTCTCCATTGAGGTGGAGGCTAGGGAGGTATCCTCCCCAGGAAGGCCCACAGGACTGATGTCACCCTCCAGTGGATATTCCAGTCAATCAGAGACACCTACACCCACAGTCTCCATGTCCTTGACCTTGGGCCACTTACCCCCTCCAAGTGGCAGTGTTCGAGTACGTCCAGTGGTACCCGAGAGAAAGTCATCACTGCCTCCAACATCACCAATGGAGAAAATGTCCAAGTCACGCCTGTCATTTGACCTACCACTGAGCTCTCACACCAACCTGGATCTATCCGGGATGAGTATCTCCATTTGCAGCAAAACCAAGGTGAGCCGCCATCATTCTGATACCAATTTTGGAGCCAAATTGGCCCAGAAAACTAGCCCCAACCAGCCAATCATGCCGATGGTTACTCAGTCTGACCTTCGTTCCATACGCCTGAGATCAGTCAGCAAATCTGAGCCAGAAGATGACGCTGAGAACCCAGACTATCCAGAGGAACCTGGAACAGAAGAAGTCTTCACTGTGCCTGAGAGAAAAGTGAAACCTCCTGTAGCCGAGAAGCCCCCTCTGGCCCGAAGGCCTCCAAGCTTGATCCACAAGCCACCGCCAGTCCCTGAAGAATACCCACTAACTTCACCTACTTCAGCTATGACTCCTAAGAGCTCTATTCAACACGTGAGACCACTATCTCAAGACAGCTACACAGTGTTGAGGAAACCAAAGTCCTCCAGCTTCCCTGATGGACGAAGCCCAGGGCAGTCAACTGTCACCTCCTCTCTTGCTTTCACAGTTTTTGCCAGTTCCTCTGGTGCTTTCTTCTCAGGAACACAACCGCCTCCCCGGGCAAGTATGGAGGATGAGAGCCCCAAAGGGAGAGCATTGCCTCAAAGAATTAGCCTCCAGAGCCAGGAAGAAGCTGAGAAAAAGACCAGCAAGATTCCACCTCCGGTACCAAAAAAGCCCAGTGTGCTGTATCTGCCTCTCACCTCCCCTGGAGCTCAGCTAGAGGCCAATGTGGCAGAAACAAGGCTGCCTCTAAGCCCCATCATCACCCTGGAGGAAGATGGCAAGCGTCCCCCGACTCACAGTGATCCTCCATCTCCTGGTAAAAGGATGACTTCAGCTCTTCAGGCTGACAGGGGGCAGGAGGCACACCCTCCAG GGAGTGCTGTGGAACTAAGCAATGAAGAGAAAAGTTTAATCAGTGATAAAACAGCTGAATGGATTGCGGAGGAGGAGGATGACGTGTTTGTGGCTTCACGCACAACTGAAGATTTGTTTACTGTGATACACAG GTCCAAAAGAAAGCTGCTTGGCTGGAAGGAGCCGGGAGAGGGCTTTACAGGCAGCAGGCCAAGCTCCCACTCGCCAGTGAAAAACACAGCCGATTCTCCCATCAGTGAGTCTTCTACCATTGCCTCAGGACCAAGCAGCAGCACCAGCCTAGATGCTGGCAGAAATGATGATTTCAAGGCCTTGCTCCAGAAGAAGGGAAGTAAAGCAACTCCCAGATCCCGCCCCTCAGCTGCTGAGCTGTTGAAAACCACTAACCCACTGGCTCGACGAATCATCGCTCAATTTTCAAAAGACTATGAAACCACCGACAACCCCAGTACATAA
- the Nhsl2 gene encoding NHS-like protein 2 isoform X7, translated as MPFYRRTVIPQRLCPRNPPHPLNELRDVSHLAGLSLLRQLADLCGHSLALLEDLEGHLLALGRRTDCLYQRTVRLRRRLPCRLLGPEEDEDELGHSNIPTDSVALSATSDARPSHSAPPGIHGRVAIGQEARFPNLTSSGLRNPSSESGDPHQARGEPDPPSMEGMGMVYSVPSSCNGPTESTFSPSWKGDAFTYMTPNATGQSNQVSENGKAQSLGNSWMNTLPPLVPKEAATLFVSRDNLAGCSGVTKYSEHPTQRRQAPGRPPKIGLLTSGTLKLDTGPGGANRFRERSLSVPTDSGTTAGSYDEEHKASEACALPYANTSSEGSNSADNIMSLNAEQEARHRRQRSKSISLKKAKKKPCPPMRSVSLVKDEPILLPETGSALPKEQRPRSLCLSIEHQGHHHSPHPDAQGHPTVPTLKDPEGTHFSHHWYVTDWKSSDTYQSLSSSSTATGTTVIECTQVQGSSESLASPSTSRATTPSQLSIEVEAREVSSPGRPTGLMSPSSGYSSQSETPTPTVSMSLTLGHLPPPSGSVRVRPVVPERKSSLPPTSPMEKMSKSRLSFDLPLSSHTNLDLSGMSISICSKTKVSRHHSDTNFGAKLAQKTSPNQPIMPMVTQSDLRSIRLRSVSKSEPEDDAENPDYPEEPGTEEVFTVPERKVKPPVAEKPPLARRPPSLIHKPPPVPEEYPLTSPTSAMTPKSSIQHVRPLSQDSYTVLRKPKSSSFPDGRSPGQSTVTSSLAFTVFASSSGAFFSGTQPPPRASMEDESPKGRALPQRISLQSQEEAEKKTSKIPPPVPKKPSVLYLPLTSPGAQLEANVAETRLPLSPIITLEEDGKRPPTHSDPPSPGKRMTSALQADRGQEAHPPGSAVELSNEEKSLISDKTAEWIAEEEDDVFVASRTTEDLFTVIHRSKRKLLGWKEPGEGFTGSRPSSHSPVKNTADSPISESSTIASGPSSSTSLDAGRNDDFKALLQKKGSKATPRSRPSAAELLKTTNPLARRIIAQFSKDYETTDNPST; from the exons gtcACAGCAACATCCCTACAGACAGTGTGGCCCTCTCTGCCACCTCAGATGCCAGGCCCAGCCACTCAGCTCCACCAGGTATTCATGGAAGAGTTGCCATTGGGCAAGAAGCTCGATTTCCAAATCTGACCTCATCAGGACTGAGAAATCCTTCCAGTGAGTCTGGGGACCCCCACCAGGCACGTGGAGAGCCAGACCCTCCCAGCATGGAGGGCATGGGGATGGTATATAGTGTCCCCAGTTCTTGCAATGGACCCACAGAATCAACATTCTCCCCTTCCTGGAAGGGAGATGCTTTCACCTATATGACTCCAAATGCCACCGGCCAGAGTAACCAAGTCAGTGAAAATGGAAAAGCTCAGTCCTTGGGGAATTCTTGGATGAATACCCTCCCACCTCTGGTTCCTAAGGAGGCTGCTACTCTCTTTGTCAGTCGTGATAACCTGGCAGGATGCAGTGGGGTAACCAAATACTCAGAACATCCTACTCAACGAAGACAAGCACCAGGAAGACCTCCCAAGATTGGCCTTCTGACCAGTGGTACTTTAAAGCTAGACACGGGCCCAGGTGGAGCCAACAGATTCCGGGAGCGATCGCTGTCTGTGCCCACAGACTCAGGTACCACAGCAGGGAGCTATGATGAAGAGCACAAGGCCAGTGAGGCTTGTGCCCTGCCATATGCCAATACAAGCTCTGAAGGTAGTAACAGTGCTGATAACATTATGTCTCTTAATGCCGAGCAAGAGGCCCGGCACAGAAGGCAGAGGTCCAAAAGCATCTCACTCAAGAAGGCCAAAAAGAAGCCTTGCCCACCAATGCGCAGTGTCTCTCTGGTCAAAGATGAGCCCATCCTCTTGCCAGAAACTGGATCAGCATTGCCCAAGGAGCAGAGGCCCAGAAGCCTTTGCCTGTCCATAGAACACCAAGGACATCATCACTCACCCCACCCAGATGCTCAGGGTCACCCAACGGTGCCAACTCTCAAAGATCCAGAAGGTACTCATTTCTCCCACCACTGGTATGTTACTGACTGGAAGTCCAGTGACACCTATCAATCCTTGTCCAGCTCTAGCACTGCTACTGGCACCACAGTCATCGAGTGCACTCAAGTTCAGGGCAGCTCTGAGTCTCTTGCTTCACCTTCCACCTCCAGAGCCACAACACCTTCTCAACTCTCCATTGAGGTGGAGGCTAGGGAGGTATCCTCCCCAGGAAGGCCCACAGGACTGATGTCACCCTCCAGTGGATATTCCAGTCAATCAGAGACACCTACACCCACAGTCTCCATGTCCTTGACCTTGGGCCACTTACCCCCTCCAAGTGGCAGTGTTCGAGTACGTCCAGTGGTACCCGAGAGAAAGTCATCACTGCCTCCAACATCACCAATGGAGAAAATGTCCAAGTCACGCCTGTCATTTGACCTACCACTGAGCTCTCACACCAACCTGGATCTATCCGGGATGAGTATCTCCATTTGCAGCAAAACCAAGGTGAGCCGCCATCATTCTGATACCAATTTTGGAGCCAAATTGGCCCAGAAAACTAGCCCCAACCAGCCAATCATGCCGATGGTTACTCAGTCTGACCTTCGTTCCATACGCCTGAGATCAGTCAGCAAATCTGAGCCAGAAGATGACGCTGAGAACCCAGACTATCCAGAGGAACCTGGAACAGAAGAAGTCTTCACTGTGCCTGAGAGAAAAGTGAAACCTCCTGTAGCCGAGAAGCCCCCTCTGGCCCGAAGGCCTCCAAGCTTGATCCACAAGCCACCGCCAGTCCCTGAAGAATACCCACTAACTTCACCTACTTCAGCTATGACTCCTAAGAGCTCTATTCAACACGTGAGACCACTATCTCAAGACAGCTACACAGTGTTGAGGAAACCAAAGTCCTCCAGCTTCCCTGATGGACGAAGCCCAGGGCAGTCAACTGTCACCTCCTCTCTTGCTTTCACAGTTTTTGCCAGTTCCTCTGGTGCTTTCTTCTCAGGAACACAACCGCCTCCCCGGGCAAGTATGGAGGATGAGAGCCCCAAAGGGAGAGCATTGCCTCAAAGAATTAGCCTCCAGAGCCAGGAAGAAGCTGAGAAAAAGACCAGCAAGATTCCACCTCCGGTACCAAAAAAGCCCAGTGTGCTGTATCTGCCTCTCACCTCCCCTGGAGCTCAGCTAGAGGCCAATGTGGCAGAAACAAGGCTGCCTCTAAGCCCCATCATCACCCTGGAGGAAGATGGCAAGCGTCCCCCGACTCACAGTGATCCTCCATCTCCTGGTAAAAGGATGACTTCAGCTCTTCAGGCTGACAGGGGGCAGGAGGCACACCCTCCAG GGAGTGCTGTGGAACTAAGCAATGAAGAGAAAAGTTTAATCAGTGATAAAACAGCTGAATGGATTGCGGAGGAGGAGGATGACGTGTTTGTGGCTTCACGCACAACTGAAGATTTGTTTACTGTGATACACAG GTCCAAAAGAAAGCTGCTTGGCTGGAAGGAGCCGGGAGAGGGCTTTACAGGCAGCAGGCCAAGCTCCCACTCGCCAGTGAAAAACACAGCCGATTCTCCCATCAGTGAGTCTTCTACCATTGCCTCAGGACCAAGCAGCAGCACCAGCCTAGATGCTGGCAGAAATGATGATTTCAAGGCCTTGCTCCAGAAGAAGGGAAGTAAAGCAACTCCCAGATCCCGCCCCTCAGCTGCTGAGCTGTTGAAAACCACTAACCCACTGGCTCGACGAATCATCGCTCAATTTTCAAAAGACTATGAAACCACCGACAACCCCAGTACATAA